The Cloeon dipterum chromosome X, ieCloDipt1.1, whole genome shotgun sequence genome includes a window with the following:
- the LOC135946496 gene encoding zygotic gap protein knirps-like isoform X1 produces the protein MVSAVCEAVLDRPKIRMDSLSNAELSEQPFLSPQQQLLWWERLHTQRTLLSAASPAHPPPPPSASHPFAAGANTSDVMNQLCRVCGEPAAGFHFGAFTCEGCKSFFGRTYNNLSSISDCKNSGQCVINKKNRTSCKACRLRKCLVVGMSKSGSRYGRRSNWFKIHCLLQEQSNNNNTIPQASPSPSSLLGGDSSSKPVKNHNDNSSSSWSPSSLPAQKKVCDSPPPAAPLMQRPMGPLFPGYGNNEASLAAFTAAAFWASRKNEMLSPHGQPGLMPFLAASPFSNKNFLFPFAGPPSPVPKQQQQQPVLPPSAPRTASPASSTASSSCCSSPKEDQLTGLALLRTLGPVQDSPMDLSARPALKTEPLECRQRLRLSVDERDRRQDDDRPDKDDLRPNKPPTPLDLTTKL, from the exons ATGGTTAGTGCAGTATGTGAAGCAGTCCTCGACAGACCAAAGATCCGAATGGACTCTTTGAGCAATGCGGAGCTGAGCGAGCAGCCCTTCCTCTCACCTCAGCAGCAGCTTCTCTGGTGGGAGCGCCTGCACACCCAGCGCACCCTCCTCTCGGCAGCATCCCCCGCGCACCCGCCCCCGCCACCCTCCGCCTCGCACCCTTTCGCCGCGGGCGCTAATACCTCTGACGTG ATGAACCAGCTTTGCAGAGTGTGCGGCGAGCCGGCTGCAGGCTTCCACTTTGGTGCCTTCACGTGCGAGGGATGCAAA TCGTTTTTCGGGCGGACGTACAACAATCTGTCCAGCATTTCGGACTGTAAAAACAGTGGACAGTGCGTGATCAACAAGAAGAACCGCACTTCGTGCAAAGCGTGTCGTTTGCGCAAGTGCCTTGTGGTGGGCATGTCCAAGAGTGGTTCCAGGTACGGCCGCCGCTCCAACTGGTTCAAGATCCACTGCTTGCTTCAGGAGCAgtccaacaacaacaatacgATTCCGCAGGCGAGTCCGTCGCCGAGCAGCCTGCTCGGCGGCGACTCGTCCTCCAAGCCAGTGAAAAACCACAACGACAACTCGTCGTCGTCCTGGAGTCCGTCGTCGCTGCCAGCGCAGAAAAAAGTTTGCGATTCGCCGCCACCAGCGGCGCCACTGATGCAGCGCCCGATGGGCCCGCTGTTTCCCGGCTACGGCAACAACGAGGCGTCGTTGGCCGCGTTCACGGCGGCCGCCTTCTGGGCGTCGCGCAAGAACGAGATGCTCAGTCCGCACGGCCAGCCGGGCCTGATGCCCTTCCTGGCCGCGTCGCCCTTCAGCAACAAAAACTTCCTCTTCCCCTTCGCCGGCCCCCCCTCCCCGGTGCccaaacagcagcagcagcagccggtgTTGCCGCCGTCGGCGCCGCGCACCGCATCGCCGGCCAGCTCGACGGCGTCTTCGTCGTGCTGCTCGTCGCCCAAGGAGGACCAGCTGACCGGCCTGGCCCTGCTGCGCACCCTGGGCCCCGTGCAGGACTCGCCGATGGACCTGTCGGCCAGGCCGGCGCTCAAGACCGAGCCATTAGAGTGCAGACAGCGTCTCCGGCTGAGCGTCGACGAGCGGGACCGCAGGCAGGACGATGACAGGCCCGACAAGGACGACCTGCGGCCCAACAAGCCTCCCACGCCGCTCGACCTGACGACAAAATTGTGA
- the LOC135946496 gene encoding zygotic gap protein knirps-like isoform X2 has protein sequence MNQLCRVCGEPAAGFHFGAFTCEGCKSFFGRTYNNLSSISDCKNSGQCVINKKNRTSCKACRLRKCLVVGMSKSGSRYGRRSNWFKIHCLLQEQSNNNNTIPQASPSPSSLLGGDSSSKPVKNHNDNSSSSWSPSSLPAQKKVCDSPPPAAPLMQRPMGPLFPGYGNNEASLAAFTAAAFWASRKNEMLSPHGQPGLMPFLAASPFSNKNFLFPFAGPPSPVPKQQQQQPVLPPSAPRTASPASSTASSSCCSSPKEDQLTGLALLRTLGPVQDSPMDLSARPALKTEPLECRQRLRLSVDERDRRQDDDRPDKDDLRPNKPPTPLDLTTKL, from the exons ATGAACCAGCTTTGCAGAGTGTGCGGCGAGCCGGCTGCAGGCTTCCACTTTGGTGCCTTCACGTGCGAGGGATGCAAA TCGTTTTTCGGGCGGACGTACAACAATCTGTCCAGCATTTCGGACTGTAAAAACAGTGGACAGTGCGTGATCAACAAGAAGAACCGCACTTCGTGCAAAGCGTGTCGTTTGCGCAAGTGCCTTGTGGTGGGCATGTCCAAGAGTGGTTCCAGGTACGGCCGCCGCTCCAACTGGTTCAAGATCCACTGCTTGCTTCAGGAGCAgtccaacaacaacaatacgATTCCGCAGGCGAGTCCGTCGCCGAGCAGCCTGCTCGGCGGCGACTCGTCCTCCAAGCCAGTGAAAAACCACAACGACAACTCGTCGTCGTCCTGGAGTCCGTCGTCGCTGCCAGCGCAGAAAAAAGTTTGCGATTCGCCGCCACCAGCGGCGCCACTGATGCAGCGCCCGATGGGCCCGCTGTTTCCCGGCTACGGCAACAACGAGGCGTCGTTGGCCGCGTTCACGGCGGCCGCCTTCTGGGCGTCGCGCAAGAACGAGATGCTCAGTCCGCACGGCCAGCCGGGCCTGATGCCCTTCCTGGCCGCGTCGCCCTTCAGCAACAAAAACTTCCTCTTCCCCTTCGCCGGCCCCCCCTCCCCGGTGCccaaacagcagcagcagcagccggtgTTGCCGCCGTCGGCGCCGCGCACCGCATCGCCGGCCAGCTCGACGGCGTCTTCGTCGTGCTGCTCGTCGCCCAAGGAGGACCAGCTGACCGGCCTGGCCCTGCTGCGCACCCTGGGCCCCGTGCAGGACTCGCCGATGGACCTGTCGGCCAGGCCGGCGCTCAAGACCGAGCCATTAGAGTGCAGACAGCGTCTCCGGCTGAGCGTCGACGAGCGGGACCGCAGGCAGGACGATGACAGGCCCGACAAGGACGACCTGCGGCCCAACAAGCCTCCCACGCCGCTCGACCTGACGACAAAATTGTGA